The genomic region TTTTGAAATCCTTGGTTATGGACACTTGGCTTGAAGGTTTTTAAGAAGTGAACATTCTTTAAATCACCCAGTATCTTCCATTAAATGCCTCGATCCCAGTTTACACCAACTTTGCCTCTACCTGACACACTTTTCCTTTCTTCTGCCACGCGTCAAACTCCTACTCGGCTGCTCACGTGCCCAATTTTTTAGACAAAGGAGCcgccaaaaaatataaaaccctaAAGTTACAAAGCATACCCTGAAGTTATTCCTCGATTCTCTTAGATAGAGACCcccttagagcatctccaaaggagatgtcaaaattggCACATAAGCATACAACAGTAAAAAATGGCAGCAAACTCTGTCCAAACGAGCTTTCAGTTTCTTAGGTGGGGCTGAGTCATTTGAAGGCAAAGccttttgctgtcaaatttgacaacagatttcaaatttattaaatgatattttaataaattaatataatatataataaatgttgttatatttttgaaatatttgattggttgctTTAATCATTGGACtccataaaaagataaaaaaatattaaatgacattattatttgacatatcgggtggaacaaaatattgtacaaaatgtcaaattgccacataaactatcaactatcattttgatgtttaaaatttgacatctcctttggagatggtcttaagcTCTTTACCAGCTCATCTATAAAACCTCAAGGCTTTCCTTCTATCTCATATCTTGTCTTTGCTTAACAAACTCCCCACCTTtattttatgagaaatcaaCAACTTTAACCATCCCAAACTGGTTACTTCTAACCTGATTCATATTTTCATGATTCGTCTTTCAAGAAGACTGTTTGGGCAAGCCATACAACTCCCAATTTTAATAATGCTTGGCCTTCCACTCTGACTGTATGGATTTCACGAATCCACCAGCTGGAAACCTTTTTCATTAACTCTAAGAATCGGCTGGGTACTAGTGGCGTAATCAAGGGCTTGACGCATACAACCATATTCATCAAGACGACCGGCTTATTCAATTCCGGCTGCTTTTTTCGACATCAACGCCTTCGTACCTTAGCCTTTCAGCTTCCGTTGGGACCGTTGCCTTCTCGAGGAATGCAAGGTTTCACCATCTTGTGCTTGTGCTCGATCTTCTTGGGCTTGGTGTAGGTCCAGTTTTGTGCCTTCTAACCAAATTGGTATTTTTGAAGCACATATACAAAGTGACCTCATTCTGGATGTTGGAACCGGCTAAGGCTTCACAACCTCAAACCGGACCACGCGTTGTTGTTTCTTAAAGCCTTATAAttacaaatacaaaattaagGTCTTTTGACCTTTTGATCTTACTTCCATACGAAACGAGTGAATAACTATACATGCAGATGACAACTAGTGAAGTTACTAAAGCAGTTCATTAAAGTGACTAATTGCATGGTGAAAACTTAAATAAGATTTACGTGCTTGAACGGTTCAAATGGTTTTCTAATTATTCAAGATTAAACTAATATTTACGGTGTTCGTTGAGCCTCAGGTTTGTCCTTGTTCGAATTACCCAAAAGAAAAGTACAGGGAAAAGTAGAACTGGAAGCATTACGATATAGCTAGCTAGTAAATGTGAGGACCACAAATAGCAAAGACTTGGAAGACCAAATTCTAGGCCTTTTGGTGGGAACTAGGAATGACCTTTTTATTgcctaatttttagtttttggtgaAGACAAAAAAATGCAATACCAATTGGGGCCTTACAAGTAAACCtagcaatttcttacacgacacgaaaataacgggtttcggatCGACATGATAACTAATCAGGtcgttatcgggtcacacgatgAGAActcgttaataacgggtccttaacatgtggtgacacgcgggtaacccatttcgacacgttaagaaaaaagttattttgatgattttaattttttaaactactaaaaaacacttactataaaatacaatcactgttctaaaaattaagaaagtgcacCTAGAGCCACTTAGATATTCGCCTAACCCGCCTAGGCGTCTACAttctattttttcaataaaatgtaaaagacttgttgaatatttgaacaaacactcattatatgcttgattctcatattttcaatatgttctagtaCTTTATCATctatatgttattttattttacaatttgtaTATGCAATTATGTGtcttttaagtataaatagacacttatttatatattataaataggCAATTATATGCccccgcctagccgcctaggcgctaagcCCCAGCTCATGCCCGACTAGCACCTAATGTCTTTTAGAATCTTGAATACAATAGCCATaatgtatatgtatttattgtattttttaaaatatgtattattgtattattattatatatgaatttataaaatttaaggtttatttatttatttctttttgtagtatactataggcaaagtgcgagattaaaaaattataaaacacattaaaaataaaaatatcaagtaatttaacaataccaaacacattaaaaattataataattattttacaagtgtgaaaaaatatgcaaaggCTTGTGATTGCATCGTCTACGCTTTGAGTATGGGTACATCATCGTTTgaattttaaaaccatacaaaccctcatgaatagtatttttaaaggaattcaaaataaataaaattcgtAAACATTAATGTACAAatctgaaaaatgtgaaagcatataAGCGTGCAAGGTTCCTCAACCTTGAAACACAACtcccttcattttgcatatccttacatttggtattttatagtaatatactaatgttttttcattaggctcttattttggagtatgtaatacttgaaagacaaatatttttttactttacgTGACAATGTGCtatgcatatactaatttagcATTACgtaatttccttcttttttttggggtcaaattatgtttcacattttcattatttattaatttaaaatatattttctttaacggaTAACGGGTCGGATCATACTATTTGGTAATATTAACGGGTCGATTTCGGGTAATATGACCCATTTActttaacaggtgttacacgacacgacccgttaagatatcagGTATGTCACGAAAACGACAGGAACACAGAAAACATGACACGAATGCCTGGTCTACTTACAAGTTGCATATTCACCTTTAGGTCCGCTATTGTGGTGTTTGTTGCCAATAATATAGTGTTATGTGTAAATATTTTTCTAGATTGCATTGTGTTATTGATTAGTGATGTTCGCGGCGGTGTCCTAGTTACTTTTTAAGTTCTTTTTAGTATTGCTtatgtaaaaaatatttatgcTCACAAAAGCCTTTgctaaaagtaattttttgagaaacatattcaacttttatttatttatattaaaatttcagtGCTTTTATAAGTACTTGAAAAGGTTTTTTGAAGAAGCACCTACCATGTGCATTTTTAGAAAATACTTCTATAACCAGGAAGCAATTATAAATTTTACTGTGAAACGTAATCAGAATTTGTTACTTAACATGCCCTCAGCTCTCGATGGACACATACGTATTTTCAATACCTGCTGGGCCTACCATTCAATTCATACATTAACATCTCACACTTTTCTTGCCAAATACTTGAgtgattttttttcacttaGAAATCCACAATTATCTGctaactttagaaaacaagtaGGGTTtggattaatatttttattttcttctggcTAAAATTGTTAAAGGAAAATTTTTCTGCActaaaagtaataaaattaatagGGGCACTAAaagtattaaaattaaaaggggCACTTTTCGTTCCGTCTATAACTTTTCATAGAGACAAATCTGTATTTCCACCCCCAATGAAAATTAATGGGGACAAATCCACATATCCGCCCCTAATACTCATTGTTCTTGTAGTGAGGGATACTAGGAGGATTGTTAGGATTTCTTTGGCTCAATGCATGTCCTTTTTCTATTAGgatttcttttgtttaattttcttcgTCTTTTTACTAATACCATGAGGATTTCATGCTTCTCAAATTCCTCGTGCTTTTGTGtatataaatcaaaacaaacagaCTCTGAACGCCATCTtcacagtctctctctctctccttaaaTCAAACAACCAATAATGTGGTCGCTTGAGCAAGCCAAAACCGAtagaaaccgaaccgaaccaacCTACGTACAATAAGTTATTAGCTCGctatttatttacacaaaagACATTAGGAAGCTTCACATCGATCCTAATATTCAAAACCTGTATGAAAGAAGGACCTCTGAACGAATCTTGGAGCAGAACAAATCAATCTTTAAAGTAGATTTTATATCGATTGCTATTTGCTAGCCGCTTTGATGGCAAAATAAATCATGCTTAatcttcctcttccatttcaggCTCATAGGCTAAAGTTTTAATGTGGTCTGCCAAACTATCCAAGAGATCaataatttcaatcattttggGATTTGAACAGTCTTCTGCTCTAAATTTGTGAACCTCGTTACCAATCTCAATCCAGCTGAACCCAGGACTTGTCTTAATTGCTTTATCCTTCATCAACTTACGCATTCTTGCTGCCCCATCCCAACATCCCACACTAGCATACAGGTTTGCCAATTGCACGTGGGTTGAAGCACACTCTGGCTCTAGTAATAGCCTACTCTCTGCAGCCTCAATGCCAATCCACACACTCCCATGAACCCTACAGGAAGAAAGCAGCGAGCCCCATATAATCGCGTTGGCACGAATAGGCATTTTTTCAATGAATTCTCGAGCCTCTTCTAATAGACCAGCCCGGCCAAGAAGGTCAACAACACACGAATAATGATCTAGTTCTGGATGAATACCATGCTCTTTGATCATTGAATTGAAGTAAAGCCGGCCTTCTTTGACAAGACCTGCATGACGACACGAAGAGAGCACGCCCAATAAAGTAATGGCATCAGGTTTCACACGTTGCCGCTTCATTTCTTCAAAAAGATCGACGGCCTGCAATGCAAGGCCGTGCTGCGCATACCCGGCAATCATGGAGTTCCAAGATACATTATCTCTGCCATCCAAATCTTCGAATATGTAAAGCGCATCTTTAACATCCCCACACTTGCAATACATTGAGATAAGAGCATTAGCAATGTGAATGTACGAATCAAAGCCCGTTCGGATGGTTTGACAATGAGCACTTCTTCCATGCCCAAGAGCTCCACTGCCAGTACAAGCACTCAGAATACTTGCATACGTAAAATCATTCGGTTCCAAAAAGTTTCTCATTTCACTGAAAAGCTGCAAGCACACATCAACCTGCCACGTTTGCGCAAACCCGGAAATAATGGCAGTCCAAGACACGACATTTCTCACAGGCATTTCGTCGAACAACTTATATGCACTCTGCAGCTCACCGCATCTCCCGTAGAGACTCACCAAAGAGCTTCCAATATAAACATTGGAAATAAACCCAATTCTCATTGCTGCACAGTGGTACTGAACCCCGCCATGAAGATTTCGAGAAGACCCACATGAGCTTATGGCGTGTGACAAAACGCTTTCATCGAACAAAGTTGAGATTTTTACTGGTGGGTTTGTTGGATCAGAGGAAGCAGAACCGACGGTAAAGTGGTCGGAATCTGACTGCAGAAAGTCCTGAATGAGCCGGAGATGGCCTTGGCGGCGGCGCGCGGCGGGGGATGGTTTTAGGGTGATGAGGTCGATAACTCTGAGAGCGTTTTGTAGCTTCTTGGTTTTTTGGGTTGTTCGTGTGAGTTTGGGAGAAGAGAAGAAGGGCTTGGAGTGAGATGAATGTATTTGCAGAACGGACTGAGAAAGTTTCTTCCTGAAACTGACACAGGCTTGAAGGAGAACTCCATTCATTCGTGTGAGCAAACACCATGAGCTTTGCTGGAAATATGTAGTGTGACAATTTGATTGCTAAGAAAAAAGGTAAACAAAAATTGTAGGGCCTGTGTTAATTGCCAAGAAACTGGAAAATGATCCTCTCAGGATCTTTTGGGGATCTTGAGGATCAATcaatcatgtccgttcatcgtacattgtgcggttaATTTtcgttaaatattatttatatttatttttaaatttttaatttttaaataatttctgatcacacgatatacgataaacagacttgattaattgattcctcggatccccacaaagaggatccaaagaggattcttttccaagAAAACTTAATACCaagtaaaaaaatttgtgtattatataatattaatataattatattatatattattcagTTTAGATTCGGATTCGAGAAAAAATACGAATGGAgaccctataaccatatccaaccATTACCGAAAACTATTCACGGTTTTTCTCCATATCCAAAATATACtcaaattttcatatccaaattcAATCCATTCGGACGATTATCTACGATTATCAGGTTTAATTATTAGAATCGTCATTCCTAAGCACTTCCAAGGTTTCCTAAAATTCAACTTGTTCTATTAAAATTATGCTTATGAGCAAAAATACTTATTTTAAAGGCAATTCTAAAGGGCCCCAAAAGTACGTGGGGAGAGTGTTAATTCTAGAATTTGTTGACAAAAACTTCTTCGGATTTTAGCTCCAACCAATTTTCAGCTTAAGAATTTaagttgaagaaaatcaaaattttaaattgtttcaCCAATGAAGCCACATAATACAATGAAGTGAGGATGTCAACTAGCAAAGctaaaaggctttgttgttttACCAACTAGCTCTTAGTCTCCTGGTATTTCTCCTCCCAATATTAAGAGCGGGCCCAAGTTCAAATATCCTGCCCccgaaaagattaaaaaaaaaaaaagaaggagggTTTCGTTTTTACAACACATACAATTAGCCTAAGCAATACAGCACTATCACTGACTAATACTTCACGTACGTCTCACAGTTCACCTTACAAGTCAGTAGTATCCTCTTTTCAAGTCTAAAAATGTTTGTTTCAAACTTCTAGAAATACCGATTTTCAAAACCTACATCCTCTATATCAAGCTGTTTCATGTCCATCAGAATCTAACCTCATCGACCTTTGAACTTCATTTTGTGAAACCTTTACAAACCATCGGACTTCATCATGTAAGCGTCTTCAATTGCCTTGGAGTCCGTCATTAAAGCATATTCAGGTGCTTTGGAGTCTGTCATTAAAGCAGCTTCAGCTACTTTGGAGTCCACCATCGAAGCATCTTCAAGTACTTTGGAGTCCACCATTGAAGCATCTTCACCTACTTTGAAGTCAATCTTTGAAGCACCTTCAATTGCTGAGGTGGCCTTCCTTCCCCTACTTCCCTTGGTTTTGGCCTTTTGTGTTTGAGATCCAGCGATAACGTTCCGAGGTTTACGGAGGAATTTCTTGCTTTTCCTGAGAGTTTTTAGGGCTACTGTTTTCAGGGGAACCATAATGTCTAGGGGCAGTAGCACTTGTTCTAACTCAGTCCAGTCGAGATCTTCAAAGTCACCATCTTCATACACCACCCTGTACCAGCCTGCTTCTTTATCATACTCAGTCACTGTGCCAAAATAGTTTTGCTCTCCAAACAACTTTCTCACTTCTCTTCCTTCCAACCACTCACCAAAGTCAGTATTTCCACGGAATTCTGCATCATGAGCAGCATCAGAGACAGAACGAGTGCTTTCAGTTGATGGAATTTTGGGCACTCCGTCAATGACAATAGCAGGCTCCCCTGGTAACTCATAAACCACTGCGGACGAAGGCTCTACTTTCTGATCGTTGCTGGGACTTTCCATTTCTAGAGCTCCTTCTCATAAATGCAAAAATACTGCAATCATAAACAATTAAGACATCCTTATCTCACCGTAAAATAAGTATCATTTTCAGAAGTTGCAATGCAGGAGATATTAACACATGAAGTATTGGACCAAACACGTCATCCCGAGAACAGAACAGGAAAGCATAGAAAGGAAGTTACCAACAATTGCGAATAGTAAGAAAGGGAAACACGGTGTAAGACTGGCCAAATAAACTAGTCGGGCTTCAGTTTGGACATATAGAAGCGTCAACACTAACAAATACTAGACTCTTTGCAAATGCAGATTGAAACCTCCACAAGGCAATATATTGACAAATTTCTCACTGAGAATTTCTTCAGACATCCACAAAGCAAAATAAGAAGGAACGAACgaaaacaaaatcttgaaagtgaaaataaacttaaaatagcttttggtttttagtttttagttttcatttcgCACGCCTTTCCTTGTATATTTCTTCGATACCTCTCCTGccatccttcacctttcatgtCCCATGTATTTCCCCTCTATCACtaacacaaaaaatgaaaaccgaaaaccgaaatgTAAAGTTAGGATAAGAGTAAATCAGGCATTAAACCCTGGTAAAATCTGAGATACCAATATTTTGGTGAAACCATAACACTACAAATATGAAGATTTAGGCCGCAACTCTCTACatccaaaaaaatttatcaaaaattaCCAAACATACAAAAATGCATCAAAAcccatgaataaaaaaaaatacaatcaaTTAAAGAGCTCTGAACAAATGCATTTTCCATTACGCTCGAATAAATATCATAAAATTTGTATGAACAGAAACAAGTAAATGAATCACACATTTCTTCCATAACTTGCAGATTGGTACAATAACCACGGGTTCGATTAAAGGATGCCATATTTGCAAGAATTACACATTTTAGCAAAGTGGGTTTTGGTTGAAGGAGCTTACCCCTAATCAATTTCGGTAAAGAAGAGCGAGGACGTAGAGATCCAGTTCCGACCGCCAGGTCCGCCACTGTAATTTTCCTTCGTTCTGCCCTTAAACTGTAGTGTCTTCTCTCAGGTGAACCTGATTGaatatttttccttattttatagTTAGGGCTAGGAATGTAATTTACAAGGCGGAgggtttttattcttttcttttttccctgaCGAGtcatgtgaaaagaaaaaaaaaaaaaaaaaaaaagtcaataaaaaaaaagaaaaattaacgaaaattgtttaaaaactttgagttttaatgataagaacaaaataagggataaaataaatagtatcataattaactttttagtgtaaaaaagtaatttttctttagagtgaacaataccgtaagtttttcgttaaaatttcctaaaaaaaatgtaagaatgACCATCTCCataataaaatttctcaaataaCATTCCCAACTTGAAtgagaaattttgaaatatCTTCATTTTAAGAACCACTTAATGAAatatagtttttttctttttcgatttctataaaattaacaaatattgaAGTTAAAAAGACTTAATTACCCTCGGATGAAAAGTCTCCTCTCTTCCCACTTCTAGTGTTCGTCTCTTGAAGTTCCATCTCCATTTCACAATTGAACCAAGCGACGGCTACATCAAACGCCGAAGAGCCAAACCCATTCATTTCCACTTTGAGATAATCATGCAACCTCCATGCTTAGATCGAGGAAGATTCATatcacaaaaattttaaaagagtttgtcatctctctctcactttagAATGGGTTTTAGGGAGCCGAGATGGTTCATAACCGATTCTCTTTCTTGTGTCAATGTGTTTTGCGGGAATAGTGTGCTAATTAAAATATGGTTGTCAAATTGAATTGACACTCGACCATGATTTTCTGTAAAATCTTAGGAAAATCATGATCCttctgctatttttcttttaagtaacCCAATTCCAAACCATGGTTGTCAAAATGATCTGACAATTGAACGGGTTAGGACTTAAGAGGGAAGATTTGACAATGCAGAGCGTGATGGCAGAATAATGGCGGC from Pyrus communis chromosome 9, drPyrComm1.1, whole genome shotgun sequence harbors:
- the LOC137746249 gene encoding uncharacterized protein, translated to MESPSNDQKVEPSSAVVYELPGEPAIVIDGVPKIPSTESTRSVSDAAHDAEFRGNTDFGEWLEGREVRKLFGEQNYFGTVTEYDKEAGWYRVVYEDGDFEDLDWTELEQVLLPLDIMVPLKTVALKTLRKSKKFLRKPRNVIAGSQTQKAKTKGSRGRKATSAIEGASKIDFKVGEDASMVDSKVLEDASMVDSKVAEAALMTDSKAPEYALMTDSKAIEDAYMMKSDGL
- the LOC137746239 gene encoding pentatricopeptide repeat-containing protein At2g37320, giving the protein MNGVLLQACVSFRKKLSQSVLQIHSSHSKPFFSSPKLTRTTQKTKKLQNALRVIDLITLKPSPAARRRQGHLRLIQDFLQSDSDHFTVGSASSDPTNPPVKISTLFDESVLSHAISSCGSSRNLHGGVQYHCAAMRIGFISNVYIGSSLVSLYGRCGELQSAYKLFDEMPVRNVVSWTAIISGFAQTWQVDVCLQLFSEMRNFLEPNDFTYASILSACTGSGALGHGRSAHCQTIRTGFDSYIHIANALISMYCKCGDVKDALYIFEDLDGRDNVSWNSMIAGYAQHGLALQAVDLFEEMKRQRVKPDAITLLGVLSSCRHAGLVKEGRLYFNSMIKEHGIHPELDHYSCVVDLLGRAGLLEEAREFIEKMPIRANAIIWGSLLSSCRVHGSVWIGIEAAESRLLLEPECASTHVQLANLYASVGCWDGAARMRKLMKDKAIKTSPGFSWIEIGNEVHKFRAEDCSNPKMIEIIDLLDSLADHIKTLAYEPEMEEED